In Tripterygium wilfordii isolate XIE 37 chromosome 23, ASM1340144v1, whole genome shotgun sequence, one genomic interval encodes:
- the LOC119992833 gene encoding uncharacterized protein LOC119992833, translating to MGDVYINGEISEIPFESHQVGLASSENQLLERHGYQREHVDLCDAARTPCALSDCLGFWSSGDDFLSNLLTLTISISLRFIHFIEDLVLQDFCRCSGDSVATSSGQYIGSSSHNICRSAYEGCSSFSELYTADTSPRICRGRISEHEEVLLVNKRSGVIDTSYNYRGVPFIFQGLMLPLSGVRLCWRLAFACSRYFFSYIRGVQAQVRR from the exons ATGGGTGATGTATATATCAATGGGGAAATATCTGAAATTCCT TTCGAGTCACATCAGGTTGGACTTGCATCAAGTGAAAATCAGCTACTAGAAAGACATGGATATCAAAGAGAGCATGTG GACCTTTGTGATGCTGCAAGGACTCCATGTGCTCTTTCTGATTGTCTTGGATTCTGGTCATCAGGGGATGACTTTTTATCAAATCTCTTGACATTGACTATCTCGATAAGTCTTCGGTTTATTCATTTTATAG AGGATCTTGTACTCCAAGATTTTTGTAGATGCTCAGGAGATTCCGTGGCCACTTCTTCTGGGCAATATATAGGATCTTCAAGCCACAACATATGTAGATCTGCTTATGAAGGTTGTTCGTCATTCTCTGAGCTTTACACTGCTGATACAAGTCCTAGAATCTGCAGAGGAAGGATCTCAGAGCATGAGGAAGTATTGCTTGTAAATAAAAGATCTGGAGTGATTGATACCAGTTACAATTATCGGGGTGTCCCTTTTATTTTTCAAGG GTTGATGCTCCCACTTTCTGGTGTACGACTTTGTTGGAGGCTTGCCTTCGCCTGCTCTAGATATTTTTTCTCTTACATTAGAGGTGTTCAAGCTCAagttcgtaggtaa